From Pleurocapsa minor HA4230-MV1, the proteins below share one genomic window:
- a CDS encoding SDR family oxidoreductase, with product MDTYLVTGANRGIGLEYCRQLKEKGSKVIAVCRSAADELQNLGVSIKTDIDITSDESVAELVKSLDGQSIDVLINNAGILEPVSLNRLDLNSIRRQFEVNALAPLRLTQALLPNLKRGSKIAIMTSRMGSIEDNTSGGSYGYRMSKAALSMAGKSLSQDLKAKGIAVAILHPGLVKTRMTGFTDSGITPEQSVNGLLARIEALNLENTGTFWHSNGEVLPW from the coding sequence ATGGACACTTATTTAGTTACTGGAGCAAATCGAGGTATCGGCTTAGAATATTGTCGTCAACTTAAGGAGAAAGGATCTAAAGTAATAGCAGTCTGTCGTTCCGCTGCCGACGAGTTGCAAAATTTGGGCGTTTCCATCAAAACGGATATAGATATTACTTCTGATGAATCAGTTGCTGAGTTAGTCAAAAGTCTCGATGGTCAGTCGATCGACGTTTTGATTAACAACGCTGGTATTTTAGAACCAGTTAGTCTAAATCGCTTGGATCTAAACAGTATTCGTAGACAATTTGAAGTCAATGCCCTGGCTCCACTAAGGCTTACTCAAGCTTTGTTACCCAACTTGAAAAGAGGCTCGAAGATCGCGATCATGACTAGTCGTATGGGTTCGATAGAAGATAATACTTCTGGTGGCTCTTATGGGTATCGCATGTCTAAAGCTGCTCTGTCAATGGCGGGGAAATCTTTATCTCAAGACTTAAAAGCGAAAGGTATTGCTGTTGCGATCCTTCACCCAGGATTAGTAAAAACTCGGATGACTGGTTTTACAGACTCTGGCATTACACCCGAACAATCGGTTAATGGTCTTCTAGCTCGTATTGAAGCTTTGAACTTGGAGAATACGGGAACTTTTTGGCATTCCAATGGTGAAGTTTTACCTTGGTAA
- a CDS encoding glutamine synthetase III, which yields MGYESRTQAIYQIIDREPIPVGPPSRLEALWAVDVFSLNKMKQCLPKAVFKSLKKTIEAGEQLDVSIADTVASAMKDWALSRGASYYAHVFYPMTNATAEKHDGFISIQSDGSAIAEFAGKLLVQGEPDGSSFPNGGIRSTFEARGYTAWDVTSPAYLMETDNGVTLCIPTIFVSWTGEALDKKTPLLRSIGAMNKAATRVLKMLGDTDVAPVNSSCGAEQEYFLVDSLFANSRPDLLLAGRTLFGKPPAKGQQFDDHYFGAIPERVQVFMQDVEKKMYRLGIPAKTRHNEVAPGQFEIAPFFEAANVASDHQQLTMTLLRQTAKKHGFVCLLHEKPFAGINGSGKHVNWSVGNSTQGNLLDPGDTPHENLQFLVFCAAVIRGVHKYGPLMRAVIANASNDHRLGANEAPPAIMSVYLGSQLEEVFNKIAAGELDGQYIQSGKMNFGVDTLPPLSKDAGDRNRTSPFAFTGNRFEFRAVGASQSVSGPLIALNTMLADSLTAIGDLLEGELAKGTKLNDAVVSVIKEVMQKHSAVIFGGDGYSAEWHKMAVKERGLANLPTSAEALPVLKEKYIEELFEKTGVLSPVELESRFEVYAEQYVLSIEVEAKLVIDMAKTAIYPAAMRHLADIAATVAGLEEMGINLNQDNIKTVVELTNSLTTKVSKLASALAKEDFGSIEEHMKYSSSTLRSLMDDVRTDVDALEAEVADDLWPLPTYQEMLFIK from the coding sequence ATGGGATACGAATCTCGCACACAAGCAATTTATCAAATCATCGATCGCGAACCAATTCCTGTTGGCCCCCCATCTCGTTTAGAAGCTCTTTGGGCAGTAGATGTTTTTAGCCTCAATAAAATGAAGCAATGCCTGCCAAAAGCAGTATTTAAATCTTTAAAGAAAACTATTGAAGCTGGTGAACAGTTAGATGTCTCGATTGCAGATACTGTGGCATCAGCGATGAAAGATTGGGCTCTTTCTAGAGGTGCGTCCTATTATGCCCACGTTTTTTATCCCATGACCAATGCCACAGCCGAAAAGCATGATGGTTTCATCTCGATTCAGAGTGATGGCAGTGCGATCGCCGAATTTGCGGGCAAGCTTTTGGTTCAGGGTGAGCCTGATGGTTCATCTTTCCCTAATGGTGGTATCCGCTCCACTTTTGAAGCCAGAGGTTATACTGCCTGGGATGTAACTAGTCCTGCCTATTTAATGGAAACAGACAACGGGGTAACTCTTTGTATCCCGACAATCTTTGTTTCTTGGACTGGAGAAGCATTAGATAAAAAAACTCCTCTGTTACGCTCGATTGGAGCAATGAACAAGGCAGCAACTAGGGTTTTGAAGATGCTAGGTGATACCGATGTAGCTCCCGTAAATTCTAGCTGCGGTGCCGAACAAGAATACTTTCTAGTGGATTCTCTCTTTGCTAATAGTCGTCCCGACTTATTGTTAGCTGGTAGAACTTTATTTGGGAAACCTCCAGCTAAGGGTCAACAGTTTGATGACCATTACTTTGGTGCAATTCCCGAGCGGGTTCAGGTTTTTATGCAGGATGTGGAAAAGAAAATGTACCGTTTAGGTATTCCTGCTAAAACTAGACATAACGAAGTAGCTCCTGGTCAGTTTGAGATTGCACCCTTCTTTGAAGCAGCTAACGTTGCCTCCGACCATCAGCAGTTAACGATGACTTTATTGCGTCAAACTGCGAAAAAACACGGCTTTGTCTGTCTGCTACACGAAAAACCCTTTGCAGGCATCAACGGCTCTGGTAAGCATGTCAACTGGTCTGTGGGTAATTCAACTCAGGGCAATCTACTCGATCCTGGCGATACTCCCCATGAAAATTTACAGTTTTTAGTTTTTTGTGCTGCGGTAATTCGTGGAGTACACAAATACGGGCCTTTAATGCGGGCGGTAATTGCTAACGCCAGTAACGATCACCGTTTGGGCGCTAACGAAGCTCCTCCTGCGATTATGTCGGTCTATCTGGGTTCTCAGCTAGAAGAAGTATTTAATAAAATTGCTGCGGGAGAACTCGACGGCCAATATATTCAAAGTGGCAAGATGAATTTTGGCGTAGATACCTTACCTCCCCTATCTAAGGATGCAGGCGATCGCAATCGAACTTCTCCTTTTGCCTTTACAGGAAATCGCTTTGAGTTTCGTGCGGTAGGTGCGAGTCAATCGGTTTCTGGCCCATTGATTGCCCTCAATACCATGTTGGCAGATTCTCTAACTGCGATCGGCGATCTTTTAGAAGGCGAACTGGCTAAAGGAACCAAGCTTAATGATGCTGTGGTTTCAGTCATCAAAGAAGTAATGCAGAAACATAGTGCCGTAATCTTTGGTGGTGACGGTTATTCCGCTGAATGGCATAAAATGGCGGTGAAAGAAAGGGGTTTAGCTAACCTGCCTACTTCAGCTGAAGCTTTACCCGTACTGAAAGAAAAATATATCGAGGAGCTGTTTGAAAAAACTGGAGTTCTTTCTCCTGTAGAGCTTGAAAGCCGTTTTGAAGTTTATGCCGAGCAGTATGTTCTCTCAATTGAAGTTGAAGCCAAGTTAGTCATCGACATGGCAAAAACAGCGATTTATCCTGCTGCTATGCGCCATTTGGCAGATATTGCTGCCACCGTTGCTGGTTTAGAGGAGATGGGCATTAACCTCAATCAGGATAATATCAAGACAGTTGTTGAGTTGACTAATTCTTTAACTACAAAAGTATCTAAGTTGGCTTCAGCTTTGGCTAAAGAAGATTTTGGCAGCATAGAAGAACATATGAAGTATTCTTCTAGTACTCTTCGTTCTTTGATGGATGATGTTAGAACCGATGTCGATGCTCTAGAAGCCGAAGTTGCTGACGATCTTTGGCCTCTTCCAACTTATCAAGAGATGTTGTTTATCAAATAA
- the grxC gene encoding glutaredoxin 3 yields MLDFLNPLLNRHPERIKANVEIYTWATCPFCIRAKLLLWWKGVNFTEYKIDGNNEARDNMAQRSSGRRTVPQIFVNDRHLGGCDDLYELDGRGQLDELLVQSPSLVE; encoded by the coding sequence ATGCTCGATTTTCTCAATCCTCTTTTAAATCGTCACCCAGAGCGTATTAAAGCTAATGTCGAAATCTATACTTGGGCAACTTGTCCTTTTTGTATTCGTGCCAAACTGCTGTTGTGGTGGAAGGGCGTTAATTTTACCGAATACAAGATAGATGGTAATAATGAAGCTAGAGATAATATGGCTCAACGTTCATCGGGTAGACGAACCGTACCGCAGATTTTTGTTAACGATCGCCATTTAGGTGGTTGCGATGACCTTTATGAACTAGATGGTCGAGGACAATTAGACGAATTATTGGTTCAATCCCCAAGCTTGGTTGAATAA
- the acs gene encoding acetate--CoA ligase produces the protein MIESNIESILQEKRVFNPPPEFAAHAAVRSMTEYQKLYNLAAKDPAGFWAKLAEKELHWFKRWGKTLDWQPPFAKWFVNGKINISYNCLDRHLTTHRRDKPALIWEGEPGDSRTLTYAELHQEVCQMANAIKQLGVKKGDRVGIYMPMIPEAAIAMLACARIGAAHSVVFGGFSAEALKSRLQDAEAKLVITADGGWRKDKIVPLKDAVDRAIALDVPSVQNVLVVQRTQQEIAMQPGRDHWWHDLKTQVSSNCPAEQMDSEDLLFILYTSGTTGKPKGVVHTTGGYNLYTHMTFKWTFDIKEDDIYWCTADVGWITGHSYIVYGPLSNGATTVMYEGAPRPSNPGCFWDVVEKYKVTIFYTAPTAIRAFIKMGDEHPNRRDLSSLRILGTVGEPINPEAWIWYHEVIGGGRCPIVDTWWQTETGGFMLTPLPGATPTKPGSATLPFPGIVADVVDLGGNPVGENQGGYLVIKHPWPSMMRTVYKDDDRFRRTYWEHIPPKDGKYLYFAGDGARKDEDGYFWVMGRVDDVMNISGHRLGTMEVESALVSHPAVAEAAVVSRPDEVKGEDVYAFVILNSTHTSSDELKQELKQHVVKEIGAIARPGEIRFTDALPKTRSGKIIRRFLRNLAAGEELVGDVSTMEDLSVLDQLRQG, from the coding sequence ATGATAGAAAGCAATATAGAATCAATCCTGCAAGAGAAAAGAGTATTTAATCCTCCACCAGAGTTTGCTGCTCATGCTGCGGTCAGAAGTATGACAGAATATCAAAAACTCTACAATCTAGCAGCGAAAGATCCTGCTGGCTTTTGGGCAAAACTCGCGGAGAAAGAACTACATTGGTTTAAAAGATGGGGGAAAACTTTAGATTGGCAACCGCCTTTTGCTAAATGGTTTGTTAACGGCAAAATCAATATTTCCTATAACTGTCTAGATCGACATTTAACTACCCACCGCCGAGATAAACCCGCTTTAATTTGGGAGGGAGAGCCTGGAGATTCCAGAACTTTAACCTATGCTGAACTGCATCAAGAAGTATGTCAGATGGCAAATGCAATCAAGCAGCTAGGAGTTAAAAAAGGCGATCGCGTGGGCATATATATGCCGATGATTCCCGAGGCGGCGATCGCTATGTTAGCCTGTGCCAGAATTGGTGCTGCTCACAGTGTAGTATTTGGTGGTTTTAGTGCCGAAGCCTTAAAATCTCGTCTTCAGGATGCGGAAGCGAAGTTAGTCATTACTGCCGATGGTGGCTGGCGCAAAGATAAGATCGTCCCCCTCAAAGATGCGGTAGATCGGGCGATCGCCCTTGATGTTCCTAGTGTGCAAAATGTTTTAGTGGTGCAGCGTACCCAGCAAGAAATTGCGATGCAGCCAGGACGCGATCATTGGTGGCATGACCTTAAGACACAAGTTAGTAGCAATTGTCCCGCCGAACAGATGGATAGCGAAGATTTGTTATTTATTCTCTATACCAGTGGGACAACAGGTAAACCCAAAGGAGTCGTCCACACTACGGGAGGCTATAACCTTTATACTCATATGACCTTTAAGTGGACATTTGATATTAAAGAAGATGATATTTATTGGTGTACTGCTGATGTGGGCTGGATTACAGGACACAGTTACATTGTTTATGGCCCATTATCTAACGGCGCAACGACGGTAATGTATGAAGGCGCACCTCGTCCTTCTAATCCTGGCTGCTTTTGGGATGTGGTAGAAAAATACAAGGTAACTATCTTTTATACTGCTCCTACGGCTATTCGAGCCTTTATCAAAATGGGCGATGAACACCCAAATCGTCGCGATTTATCATCTCTACGTATTTTAGGTACGGTAGGAGAGCCAATTAATCCCGAAGCCTGGATCTGGTATCACGAGGTAATTGGGGGCGGACGTTGCCCGATTGTCGATACTTGGTGGCAAACTGAGACGGGGGGCTTTATGCTAACTCCTTTACCAGGAGCAACACCAACCAAACCAGGTTCGGCGACTCTACCATTTCCTGGTATTGTGGCAGATGTGGTAGATCTCGGTGGGAATCCAGTTGGCGAGAACCAAGGAGGCTATTTAGTCATTAAACATCCTTGGCCGAGTATGATGCGTACTGTCTATAAAGACGACGATCGCTTTCGTCGCACCTATTGGGAGCATATCCCGCCTAAAGATGGTAAATACCTCTATTTTGCAGGAGATGGCGCACGTAAAGACGAAGATGGCTACTTCTGGGTTATGGGTCGAGTAGATGACGTGATGAATATCTCAGGACACCGTTTAGGTACGATGGAAGTAGAATCAGCCTTGGTATCACATCCTGCGGTAGCTGAAGCAGCGGTAGTATCTCGTCCTGATGAAGTTAAAGGAGAAGATGTCTATGCTTTTGTCATTCTCAATAGCACTCATACTTCTAGTGATGAATTGAAACAAGAACTAAAGCAGCACGTAGTTAAAGAAATCGGTGCGATCGCTCGCCCAGGCGAAATCCGTTTTACTGATGCTTTACCCAAAACCCGTTCTGGCAAAATTATTCGTCGTTTTTTGCGTAATCTAGCAGCAGGAGAAGAGCTAGTGGGCGATGTTTCGACGATGGAAGACCTCAGCGTCCTCGATCAACTGCGTCAAGGCTAA
- a CDS encoding ammonium transporter yields the protein MNKGTQVGNLLPRPLRTVFKSFSFSWLLCIPLAAIIVVIWNTAATAQGLEAPQSLEELTVVVNTIFLLFCSILVISMNAGFAMVEAGFCRQKNAVNVLAKNLIVFAVATLAYWAVGYAFMYGEGNPFIGLQGFFFSGDPAPYGNDGYPAAVPEAINFLFQVAFAATAATIVSGAVAERIHFGAFLIFSTLLVAISYSVTGHWIWDGGWLAEMGFRDFAGSTVVHSVGGWAALVGAAMLGPRLGKYQNGRINAIPGHNMGFATLGCLILWVGWFGFNPGSELAATANVPYIAVTTNLAAAAGGAASTLTSWLKDGKPDLSMIINGILAGLVGITAGCADVSYLSAIIIGLIAGVIVVFAVGFFDSIKIDDPVGATSVHLVCGIWGTLAVGIFSTNPEHNIVTQLIGVLAVAAFSIAFSVIVWSILKFTIGLRVDEEDERRGLDISEHGMEAYSGFVKEADVLSGGAGIPTGMSSAETSEF from the coding sequence ATGAATAAAGGAACACAAGTTGGAAACTTGCTTCCAAGACCTTTAAGAACAGTCTTTAAATCGTTCTCTTTTTCCTGGCTTTTGTGCATTCCTTTGGCGGCAATAATTGTCGTAATTTGGAATACAGCAGCTACAGCGCAGGGACTTGAAGCCCCACAAAGCTTAGAAGAATTAACAGTTGTTGTAAATACAATATTTCTCTTATTTTGCTCGATTCTCGTCATTTCCATGAATGCTGGATTTGCGATGGTAGAAGCAGGATTTTGTCGTCAAAAAAACGCGGTTAATGTTCTAGCTAAAAATTTAATTGTTTTTGCCGTCGCCACTTTAGCCTACTGGGCAGTTGGCTATGCTTTTATGTATGGTGAGGGAAATCCCTTTATTGGATTACAAGGTTTCTTTTTTAGTGGCGATCCTGCTCCTTATGGCAACGATGGCTATCCAGCAGCTGTACCAGAAGCAATTAACTTTTTATTCCAAGTTGCTTTTGCCGCAACCGCAGCAACGATTGTCTCTGGTGCAGTAGCAGAAAGAATCCATTTTGGTGCCTTCCTAATTTTCAGCACCTTACTAGTAGCTATTTCCTATTCGGTTACTGGCCACTGGATTTGGGATGGCGGTTGGCTAGCCGAAATGGGCTTTAGAGATTTTGCAGGTTCGACGGTAGTTCACTCTGTTGGAGGGTGGGCAGCTTTAGTTGGTGCAGCTATGCTAGGCCCTAGACTGGGTAAATACCAAAACGGGAGAATTAATGCTATTCCTGGTCACAACATGGGCTTTGCTACTCTAGGATGTTTAATCTTGTGGGTTGGCTGGTTTGGGTTTAACCCTGGCTCTGAACTTGCAGCTACAGCTAATGTTCCTTACATTGCGGTTACGACTAACTTAGCAGCAGCAGCAGGTGGGGCAGCATCTACATTAACATCTTGGCTCAAAGATGGTAAGCCTGACTTGTCCATGATCATTAATGGTATTTTAGCTGGTTTAGTTGGTATTACTGCTGGTTGTGCAGATGTTAGCTATTTATCCGCTATCATTATTGGCTTAATCGCTGGTGTGATTGTAGTTTTTGCTGTTGGTTTCTTTGATAGTATCAAAATTGACGATCCTGTAGGTGCGACTTCTGTTCACTTAGTATGTGGTATCTGGGGAACTTTGGCAGTAGGTATTTTTAGTACTAATCCAGAACACAATATCGTTACTCAACTAATTGGTGTCCTGGCCGTCGCTGCATTTAGTATCGCTTTTAGTGTAATTGTTTGGAGTATCCTTAAATTCACTATTGGTCTGAGGGTAGATGAAGAAGATGAAAGAAGAGGTTTAGATATCAGCGAACATGGTATGGAAGCATACAGTGGCTTTGTTAAAGAAGCTGATGTGTTATCTGGTGGTGCAGGGATTCCTACTGGCATGAGTTCAGCTGAAACTTCTGAATTTTAA
- a CDS encoding fatty acyl-AMP ligase → MSGLKNKIKAVTLVDILQTRAMEQPQQVIYNFLLDGETQSVSLTYGQLEQKAQAIAAYLQSVCSPQDRVLLLFPAGLDYITAFFGCLYAGVIAIPAYPPRPNRSLNRIHNILNNAQTNLALTNKETLQSLERQLDSTTELQNLGWITTDSIDENTAAQWQKPHLSTEDIAFLQYTSGSTAEPKGVKIAYQNLLHNLEAIHNCFRHSPQSKGVIWLPPYHDMGLIGGVLQPLFGDFPVTLMSPLMFLQNPLRWLKAIARDGATTSGGPNFAYDLCVRKFKPEQLRGLDLSTWQVAFNGAEPINHETLTKFAETFAPYGFNYDAFYPCYGMAEATLIISGGSKNSAIVTKTVQGKALEQNKIVLADINETHPHTLVSCGQSLTDQQLAIANPETLASCPPGEVGEIWVSGASIAQGYWRQPEITTATFGAYLQDTGEGPYLRTGDLGFIDQGELFFTGRLKDMIVIKGRNHYPQDLEKTVQETSAWIRPSCVASFSVDLEGEEKLVILAEVERKYWSSNRTRTKSNSKTTSSEIMTVKELTQSIRREIAKNHDLHVHTTLLLKPGSLPKTSSGKIQRHMCRADFLDHLIEGLPV, encoded by the coding sequence ATGAGTGGTTTAAAAAATAAGATTAAAGCAGTAACCTTAGTCGATATACTTCAGACAAGGGCGATGGAGCAGCCTCAGCAGGTAATATACAATTTTCTGCTGGATGGAGAAACACAATCAGTTAGTCTAACTTATGGACAGCTGGAGCAAAAAGCTCAGGCGATCGCTGCCTACCTACAGTCTGTATGTTCCCCTCAAGATCGGGTTTTATTATTATTTCCCGCAGGACTAGATTACATCACTGCTTTTTTTGGCTGCCTCTATGCTGGGGTGATTGCCATTCCTGCTTATCCTCCCCGCCCCAATCGCTCTTTAAACCGCATTCACAACATTTTAAACAACGCCCAGACTAATCTTGCTTTAACTAACAAAGAGACTCTACAAAGCTTGGAGCGTCAATTAGACAGCACTACAGAATTACAGAATCTAGGCTGGATCACCACAGATTCAATTGATGAGAATACAGCAGCACAATGGCAAAAACCTCACCTCTCCACCGAAGATATTGCCTTTCTCCAATATACGTCTGGTTCAACCGCAGAACCGAAAGGAGTCAAGATTGCCTATCAAAATTTACTCCACAACTTAGAAGCGATTCATAACTGCTTTCGCCACTCACCCCAAAGTAAGGGCGTAATTTGGCTACCTCCCTATCATGATATGGGTTTGATCGGTGGCGTACTCCAACCTTTATTTGGCGATTTTCCCGTTACTCTCATGTCCCCCTTGATGTTTTTACAAAATCCCCTGCGCTGGCTTAAGGCGATCGCCAGGGATGGTGCAACTACTAGCGGTGGCCCAAATTTTGCCTATGATCTCTGCGTGCGTAAATTTAAGCCAGAACAGTTGCGAGGCTTGGATCTCAGTACTTGGCAAGTAGCATTTAACGGTGCTGAACCAATCAATCACGAGACTTTAACTAAGTTTGCTGAAACTTTTGCTCCTTATGGATTTAACTATGATGCTTTCTACCCTTGTTACGGCATGGCAGAGGCAACCTTAATTATTTCTGGGGGTTCCAAAAATTCAGCTATTGTAACCAAGACTGTTCAGGGTAAAGCTTTAGAACAAAATAAAATTGTCCTCGCCGACATCAATGAAACTCATCCCCACACTTTAGTTAGCTGTGGTCAAAGTTTAACAGATCAACAATTGGCGATCGCTAATCCTGAAACCTTGGCTAGCTGTCCACCTGGAGAAGTTGGTGAAATTTGGGTATCTGGTGCGAGTATTGCCCAAGGATATTGGCGACAACCAGAGATTACCACAGCTACTTTTGGTGCTTATCTTCAGGATACTGGGGAAGGCCCTTATCTCAGGACAGGTGACTTAGGCTTTATCGACCAGGGAGAGCTATTTTTTACAGGTCGTCTTAAAGATATGATCGTGATTAAAGGACGTAATCATTATCCCCAAGATCTTGAAAAGACAGTGCAAGAAACTAGTGCTTGGATTAGACCAAGTTGTGTTGCCAGCTTCTCTGTAGATCTAGAAGGTGAAGAAAAGCTGGTCATCTTAGCTGAAGTAGAACGGAAATACTGGAGTAGTAATCGGACTAGAACTAAATCTAACAGTAAAACTACCTCGTCAGAAATTATGACAGTCAAAGAACTAACCCAATCGATTCGACGGGAAATAGCTAAAAATCACGACCTCCATGTGCATACTACTCTGTTACTGAAGCCAGGCAGTTTACCAAAAACTTCTAGTGGTAAAATTCAGCGTCATATGTGCCGTGCAGATTTTCTGGATCATCTTATAGAAGGTCTACCCGTATAG
- a CDS encoding class I SAM-dependent methyltransferase, with product MISLPEFSNSRKLQEILLTQIKSSSPQQITFAQYMALALYHQQYGYYTARVSIGSQGDFFTASSLGSDFGQLLAVQLMQMWHNLGCPNPFSVVEMGAGNGELAQDILHYFQGTEHQSFLKALKYIIIERSPSLIKQQQERLKSWHEFDLTWKNWPDLATESIEGCFFSNELVDAFPVHLVQKEGQKLKEVYLSVQDRELTEISDRISTEKLTQYFERLGVDLSQQQYPEGYRTEVNLQALDWLETVASKLKRGYVLTIDYGYNAEKYYLPSRDRGTLQCYYQHRRHNNPYANLGYQDITAHVNFTALELYGELYNLHKIGFTQQGLFLMALGLGDRLNELSSGQFSISEIFKRRDALHQLIDPTGLGGYGVLIQGKNLTESESLQGFTVPDY from the coding sequence ATGATCAGTTTGCCAGAATTTTCTAATTCTCGAAAGTTACAGGAGATTCTGCTGACCCAAATTAAAAGCTCTTCGCCACAGCAAATTACTTTTGCTCAGTATATGGCTTTAGCTTTATATCACCAGCAGTATGGCTACTATACGGCAAGGGTTAGCATTGGTTCTCAGGGGGATTTTTTTACTGCTTCTTCTTTGGGTTCAGATTTTGGTCAATTGTTAGCAGTGCAACTAATGCAAATGTGGCACAATCTAGGCTGTCCCAATCCTTTCTCTGTAGTGGAAATGGGTGCAGGAAATGGCGAATTAGCACAAGATATTTTACATTATTTTCAGGGTACTGAGCATCAGTCTTTCTTAAAGGCTTTGAAATATATTATTATTGAGCGATCGCCAAGCTTAATTAAACAGCAGCAAGAACGACTTAAATCTTGGCATGAGTTTGATCTGACGTGGAAGAATTGGCCCGATCTAGCGACCGAAAGTATTGAAGGCTGTTTTTTCTCGAATGAGCTGGTTGATGCCTTTCCCGTGCATTTGGTACAGAAGGAAGGACAAAAACTAAAAGAAGTGTATTTAAGTGTTCAAGATCGCGAATTAACCGAAATTAGCGATCGCATCTCCACCGAAAAATTAACCCAGTACTTTGAGCGACTAGGTGTGGACTTGTCACAGCAGCAATATCCAGAAGGCTATCGCACGGAAGTTAATCTCCAGGCTTTAGATTGGCTCGAAACTGTTGCCAGCAAGCTGAAACGGGGCTATGTATTAACTATTGACTATGGCTATAACGCCGAGAAATATTACCTTCCCTCACGCGATCGGGGAACTCTACAGTGCTATTATCAACACCGTCGTCACAATAATCCTTACGCTAATTTGGGCTATCAGGATATTACTGCTCACGTTAATTTTACCGCCTTAGAACTTTATGGGGAACTATATAATCTGCATAAGATCGGCTTCACTCAACAAGGACTGTTCTTAATGGCTTTAGGCTTGGGCGATCGCCTTAATGAATTATCCAGCGGTCAATTTAGTATTTCTGAAATATTCAAACGTCGCGATGCTTTGCATCAGCTAATCGATCCTACAGGCTTGGGAGGATATGGGGTATTAATCCAAGGCAAAAATCTAACCGAATCAGAGTCTCTTCAAGGTTTTACCGTACCAGATTATTAG
- the groES gene encoding co-chaperone GroES — protein sequence MAAISINVTTVKPLGDRVFIKVSASEEKTAGGILLPDAAKEKPQVGEVVGVGPGKPKDDGGYAPLEVKVGDKVLYSKYAGTDIKLGGEDYVLLSEKDILAAVA from the coding sequence ATGGCAGCTATTAGTATCAACGTTACAACTGTAAAGCCACTAGGCGATCGCGTATTCATTAAAGTTAGCGCCAGTGAAGAAAAAACTGCTGGTGGTATTTTATTACCCGATGCAGCCAAAGAAAAGCCTCAAGTTGGTGAAGTTGTGGGTGTTGGCCCTGGTAAACCCAAAGATGATGGCGGTTACGCACCTTTAGAAGTGAAAGTAGGAGATAAAGTCCTATATTCCAAATATGCGGGAACTGACATCAAGCTAGGCGGTGAAGACTATGTTTTGCTATCTGAAAAAGATATCTTGGCAGCAGTTGCTTAA
- the apcB gene encoding allophycocyanin subunit beta, with protein MRDAVTNLIRNYDIAGRYLDRNAIDSLKDFFASGNARVAVATMVSGNAATIVKDAGLKLFEEVPELISPGGNAYTTRRYSACLRDMDYYLRYASYALVAGSMDVLDERVLQGLRETYNSLGVPIGPTVVGIQIMKDMLKEMAASQGVENTSFIDEPFEYMTRELSELSI; from the coding sequence ATGCGAGACGCTGTTACCAACTTAATTAGAAATTATGATATCGCAGGTCGTTATCTAGACCGTAATGCAATCGATAGTCTTAAAGACTTTTTTGCTTCGGGTAATGCTAGGGTAGCTGTTGCCACCATGGTTAGTGGGAATGCTGCCACCATTGTCAAGGATGCTGGACTCAAATTATTTGAGGAAGTTCCTGAACTTATTAGTCCTGGCGGAAATGCCTATACTACTCGTCGCTATTCTGCTTGTTTACGAGACATGGACTACTATCTTCGCTATGCTAGCTATGCTTTAGTAGCAGGAAGTATGGATGTTTTAGATGAAAGAGTTCTACAGGGTTTGCGAGAAACTTATAATTCTCTAGGAGTGCCAATCGGCCCGACAGTGGTAGGCATTCAGATTATGAAGGATATGCTCAAAGAAATGGCAGCCAGTCAGGGAGTTGAAAATACTAGCTTTATTGATGAGCCTTTTGAGTATATGACTAGAGAACTAAGTGAGCTTTCTATTTAA